In a genomic window of Pokkaliibacter sp. MBI-7:
- a CDS encoding IS4 family transposase: MRLSRALALTHEAASTTHALDELGALLDPDLVSTALETAGVATIRKRRLPLESMIWCVIAMALFRRMSAWDAASRMDIMLPGQRPLVAPSAIVQGRQRLGSAAVREVFSLTQQRWHASANHPTWAGLRLLSVDGVVWRTPDTDDNRKHYGSASNQHGDTGFPQVRMVCQMELTSHMLVSSAFAGYHSNEMKLAEQLIDSTPDHSLTLFDRGFYSLGLLHRWQQTGTQRHWLLPLRKDAQYEVLYKLGRQDAIVSLKTSPQARKQWPELPDTLQARLLSKTIKGKVRQVLTSMIDPLRFPPDDIVDLYSQRWEIELGYREMKQGMLAGHYTLRSKTPEMIEQELWGVLLGYNLLRYQMLEMSRHCPGISPCEMSFTACTWAILGFLNGVSLNHPGNIPRYLAELQASAMHYVLPHRREERSYPRVVKPKPSKYPTRNKNASQLN; the protein is encoded by the coding sequence ATGCGACTGTCCCGCGCCTTGGCACTGACTCACGAAGCTGCTTCTACTACTCACGCCCTTGATGAACTGGGGGCGCTGCTTGATCCAGACCTGGTCAGCACCGCACTGGAAACGGCGGGAGTGGCGACCATACGTAAGCGACGCCTCCCTCTTGAGTCCATGATCTGGTGCGTGATCGCCATGGCGTTGTTTCGCCGGATGTCGGCCTGGGATGCTGCGAGTCGTATGGACATCATGCTGCCTGGGCAGAGGCCACTGGTGGCACCCAGTGCCATCGTGCAAGGTCGGCAGCGCCTGGGCAGTGCGGCGGTGCGAGAAGTCTTTTCCCTGACGCAACAACGCTGGCATGCCAGCGCCAATCACCCCACCTGGGCGGGTTTGCGCCTGCTCAGTGTCGATGGCGTGGTCTGGCGCACACCGGATACGGACGACAACCGCAAGCACTATGGCAGTGCCAGTAACCAGCATGGCGATACCGGCTTTCCTCAAGTGCGCATGGTCTGCCAGATGGAACTGACCAGTCACATGCTGGTGAGCAGTGCTTTTGCCGGCTACCACAGCAACGAGATGAAGCTGGCCGAACAACTGATCGACAGCACACCCGATCACTCGCTGACCTTGTTCGACCGTGGCTTCTATTCGCTGGGGCTTCTTCATCGCTGGCAACAAACAGGCACTCAGCGCCATTGGCTACTGCCGCTGCGCAAGGATGCTCAATATGAGGTGCTATACAAGCTGGGACGCCAGGATGCCATCGTCTCGCTAAAGACCTCGCCGCAGGCGCGTAAGCAATGGCCCGAGCTGCCCGACACGCTACAGGCCAGGTTATTAAGCAAGACCATCAAGGGCAAAGTCCGGCAAGTACTGACTTCGATGATCGATCCTCTGCGCTTTCCGCCAGATGACATCGTGGATCTGTACAGCCAGCGTTGGGAAATCGAATTGGGCTATCGAGAAATGAAGCAAGGCATGCTCGCGGGTCACTACACACTGCGCAGTAAAACGCCGGAGATGATTGAACAAGAGCTGTGGGGCGTACTGCTGGGGTACAATCTGCTGCGTTATCAAATGCTGGAAATGAGTCGCCACTGCCCTGGCATCTCCCCCTGCGAAATGAGTTTCACCGCCTGCACCTGGGCGATCCTGGGCTTCTTGAACGGGGTCTCTTTGAATCATCCAGGCAACATCCCTCGCTACCTGGCTGAACTACAGGCTTCGGCCATGCACTACGTCCTGCCTCATCGACGTGAGGAGCGCAGTTACCCGCGGGTGGTCAAGCCCAAGCCGTCCAAGTATCCGACCAGAAATAAAAATGCCAGTCAGCTTAACTGA
- a CDS encoding DUF3237 domain-containing protein, translated as MRTFTSRRQALQLLSGAALALTTTWLPTVQADELKEKIPNRLSNELVMQIDVQLGPREDMGKGADGMRINYPIIGGTLIGKGMRGTVVPGGADMSVTREDGVTMVNALYRLKTDDGQIIIIDNAGIWRLNESGLAKKAKGLQLRDMKESDFYCRTTPKFKTQPGEHAWLSDYIFNGTIDGVSEHEVLISIYKIEGA; from the coding sequence ATGCGCACATTCACATCACGCCGTCAGGCACTGCAGTTGCTCAGCGGAGCAGCACTGGCACTGACCACCACCTGGCTACCCACCGTGCAGGCAGACGAGCTGAAAGAAAAGATTCCCAACCGGTTGAGCAATGAGCTGGTCATGCAAATCGATGTCCAGCTCGGTCCGCGTGAAGACATGGGCAAAGGCGCTGACGGTATGCGTATTAATTACCCCATCATTGGCGGCACCCTTATCGGCAAAGGTATGCGCGGCACCGTCGTGCCCGGTGGTGCAGACATGTCGGTCACACGCGAAGACGGGGTCACCATGGTCAATGCGCTGTACCGACTGAAAACCGATGACGGCCAGATCATCATCATTGATAACGCGGGCATCTGGCGCCTCAACGAATCTGGTCTGGCTAAAAAAGCAAAAGGTCTGCAACTACGGGATATGAAAGAGAGTGACTTCTACTGTCGCACCACGCCGAAATTCAAGACTCAACCCGGAGAACACGCCTGGCTGAGTGACTACATTTTCAACGGCACTATTGATGGCGTCAGCGAGCACGAAGTACTCATCAGTATCTACAAGATTGAAGGCGCTTAA
- a CDS encoding CocE/NonD family hydrolase codes for MTGYLTAADGTQLRYSVLLPKGEGPFPVLIRYSGYDSGSIGGSAYLADNETFSVAMDKDLIERGYAIMGVQARGTGCSQGTFDFLGPQYGTDGRSAVEFAAQQSWSDGKVGMFGWSWAGMSQLMTASEQPKGLKAIAPGMILGDPHSDSWAPGGVPNQEFTTTWHWFVDMRWDAVKASAASEHDERCLAQVEENKARVVSSSLMYNLLRHPLRDAWTKQRIPRDRASQVQVPVLSMQAWQDEAVLAREGFYQEHLNPQQLWMLQTSGGHNLYESERFRKEKLYPFLDHFVKGEQNGFEQSPHLQIWQETVADNRIGRHEPNETAHPGWTIERNQYPLAVKPVHFALSEDGQLIRDGQGAGKPDTYLYPIPGPEVNTYLNDNAWGWQHQLWRKGSLAYTSAPFEHDFLSYGSASADLWLSTFLAPDTDVQVTITEVRPDEQEIFVQRGWLRMSDRKLNEQKSTALRPWLADEPDSIQPMLPNVPALGRVEIPPFSHPFRKGSRLRIWIDAPSPTGGYGFAYYSLASRNSLYHDAQHPSQLVLGELSGVAIPATPPECNAVLKQPCRHDPLSSFPPF; via the coding sequence ATCACCGGCTATCTGACTGCCGCCGACGGTACACAGCTGCGCTACTCGGTGCTACTGCCCAAGGGTGAAGGTCCATTCCCTGTATTGATCCGCTATAGCGGTTATGACTCCGGCAGCATCGGCGGCTCAGCCTATCTTGCTGATAATGAAACCTTTTCAGTCGCGATGGACAAAGACCTGATAGAGCGTGGCTATGCCATCATGGGCGTACAGGCCCGTGGCACCGGCTGCTCGCAGGGGACTTTTGACTTCCTTGGCCCTCAATACGGCACCGACGGCCGCAGTGCGGTGGAGTTTGCCGCGCAACAAAGCTGGTCTGACGGTAAGGTCGGCATGTTTGGCTGGTCCTGGGCGGGGATGTCACAACTGATGACCGCCAGTGAACAGCCCAAAGGCCTTAAAGCCATCGCGCCGGGCATGATCCTTGGCGATCCGCACAGCGACAGCTGGGCTCCCGGCGGTGTACCCAATCAGGAGTTCACCACCACCTGGCACTGGTTTGTCGATATGCGCTGGGATGCCGTCAAGGCCAGTGCTGCCAGCGAGCACGACGAACGCTGTCTCGCCCAAGTGGAGGAAAACAAAGCCAGGGTAGTCAGCAGCTCACTGATGTATAACCTGCTGCGTCACCCACTGCGTGATGCATGGACCAAGCAACGTATCCCACGTGACCGGGCCAGTCAGGTACAGGTGCCGGTACTGTCCATGCAGGCATGGCAGGACGAAGCGGTACTGGCTCGCGAAGGGTTTTATCAGGAGCATCTCAACCCACAGCAATTGTGGATGCTGCAGACCAGTGGCGGTCACAACCTTTATGAGTCCGAACGCTTCCGCAAGGAAAAGCTCTATCCCTTCCTCGATCATTTTGTCAAAGGCGAGCAGAACGGCTTCGAGCAATCCCCGCACTTGCAGATCTGGCAGGAAACCGTCGCCGATAACCGCATCGGCCGGCATGAGCCCAACGAAACAGCCCACCCCGGCTGGACCATCGAGCGTAACCAGTATCCACTGGCAGTAAAGCCTGTCCACTTCGCGCTCAGTGAAGATGGCCAGCTGATCCGGGACGGACAAGGAGCGGGCAAGCCAGACACGTACCTCTACCCCATTCCCGGCCCGGAGGTGAATACCTATCTCAACGACAATGCCTGGGGCTGGCAACATCAGCTCTGGCGCAAAGGCAGTCTGGCTTATACCAGCGCGCCGTTCGAGCATGACTTCCTCAGCTATGGTTCTGCCAGTGCTGACCTGTGGCTGTCGACCTTCCTCGCACCGGATACCGACGTCCAGGTCACCATCACAGAGGTGCGTCCGGATGAGCAAGAGATATTCGTCCAGCGCGGCTGGCTGCGGATGTCAGACCGTAAGCTGAATGAGCAGAAATCTACCGCTCTGCGGCCATGGCTGGCAGACGAACCAGACAGCATCCAACCCATGCTGCCCAATGTTCCAGCATTGGGTCGGGTGGAAATCCCTCCCTTCTCTCATCCGTTCCGCAAAGGCTCAAGACTGCGCATCTGGATTGACGCCCCCTCGCCAACCGGTGGCTATGGCTTTGCCTACTACTCGCTGGCCAGTCGCAACAGCCTCTACCACGATGCCCAACACCCCTCGCAACTGGTACTGGGCGAGCTCAGCGGCGTCGCTATCCCGGCAACACCGCCGGAATGCAATGCGGTGCTGAAGCAACCGTGCCGACACGACCCGCTTTCCTCCTTTCCACCGTTCTGA
- a CDS encoding TorF family putative porin, which yields MNKIASWGLASSLFGLSLSAHAIDLTAETLLDINVGLSSDYRIGGFSLDQNNAPELLTSATLVHKPSGMFAGVFTANVEMGTDSNREWDYYVGIARPITENTRFSLSYVRYDYPGDSWINFGE from the coding sequence ATGAACAAGATTGCATCCTGGGGGCTGGCCAGCAGCCTGTTCGGCCTATCCCTGTCCGCTCACGCTATCGACCTGACGGCAGAGACCCTGCTGGATATCAATGTGGGATTGTCCAGCGACTACCGCATCGGCGGTTTCTCACTGGATCAGAACAACGCACCGGAGCTGCTGACGTCAGCAACTCTGGTACACAAACCCAGCGGCATGTTCGCCGGGGTATTCACCGCCAACGTGGAGATGGGCACCGATAGCAACAGGGAGTGGGATTACTACGTCGGTATTGCCAGACCGATTACGGAAAACACCCGCTTCTCCCTGTCCTACGTACGCTATGACTATCCGGGCGACAGCTGGATCAACTTCGGTGAATAG
- a CDS encoding serine hydrolase produces MSTDFALALRDAYCATQEDTQQLLMQGFPPSPEQRVTWHNFMAPPYNRWAFHNLGRIRPNITVERGSTPAASLAQATTTADDLRFTSAAGHEVSTQEHLAATYTDGWLVMKNGVIVQEQYTNGHQAHKRHIMFSVTKSLIGMKAEELVQSGKLNDQALTVSYVPELHGSAFGDATVRQLMDMAVAIDYDEVYDDPNSGSSQFGYACGLTPPPVGIKASPSLYEYLPATRKSGEHGGFFHYVTATTEALGWVIERACKRSCADLLSDVWKGLGCERDAFFVADPWGRNVTGCGFNATLRDMARYGAMLLNHGQSQGQQLVSTEAVAAVLTGGDPAIYDANETFAVWSPGATYKSQWYVYPQQALLAVGIHGQYLYVDYLNNVVIVKQSSMPVAESILDIDTVRLIRTVASTV; encoded by the coding sequence ATGAGTACCGATTTTGCCCTGGCACTACGAGACGCTTACTGCGCTACTCAGGAGGACACACAGCAGTTGCTGATGCAGGGATTCCCCCCCTCGCCGGAGCAGCGGGTAACCTGGCATAACTTTATGGCGCCACCCTATAACCGCTGGGCGTTCCATAACCTCGGCCGCATTCGACCCAATATCACGGTAGAGCGGGGCTCTACGCCGGCCGCTTCGCTGGCACAAGCCACCACGACTGCCGATGACCTGCGTTTTACAAGTGCCGCCGGGCATGAAGTAAGTACGCAGGAACATCTCGCCGCAACGTATACCGATGGCTGGCTGGTAATGAAAAACGGGGTGATCGTTCAGGAGCAGTACACTAATGGCCATCAGGCTCACAAGCGCCACATCATGTTCTCCGTCACCAAGTCACTGATCGGCATGAAGGCCGAAGAGCTGGTGCAAAGCGGCAAGCTGAACGATCAGGCACTGACCGTCAGCTATGTTCCTGAACTACACGGCAGTGCTTTCGGCGACGCTACCGTGCGCCAGTTGATGGATATGGCCGTGGCCATTGACTATGACGAGGTGTATGACGATCCGAACTCCGGCAGCTCACAGTTCGGCTATGCCTGCGGCCTGACACCCCCTCCTGTAGGCATCAAAGCCAGCCCGTCGCTGTACGAATATCTGCCTGCAACCCGGAAATCAGGTGAACACGGCGGTTTCTTCCATTATGTAACAGCCACCACAGAGGCTCTTGGCTGGGTTATAGAGCGTGCCTGCAAGCGCAGTTGCGCTGACCTGCTGAGCGATGTGTGGAAAGGTTTGGGATGTGAGCGCGATGCTTTCTTCGTGGCCGACCCCTGGGGCCGTAATGTCACCGGCTGCGGTTTTAATGCCACGCTGCGTGATATGGCTCGTTACGGCGCAATGCTACTCAACCATGGTCAGAGCCAGGGCCAGCAGCTGGTCAGCACGGAAGCTGTCGCAGCCGTACTGACAGGAGGCGACCCGGCCATTTACGACGCGAACGAGACCTTTGCGGTGTGGAGCCCCGGAGCTACCTACAAAAGCCAGTGGTATGTCTATCCGCAGCAGGCGTTACTCGCCGTAGGCATTCACGGTCAGTACCTCTATGTGGATTACCTCAACAACGTGGTGATTGTGAAGCAATCATCAATGCCGGTTGCCGAAAGCATTCTGGATATCGACACAGTACGACTGATTCGCACTGTCGCAAGTACGGTCTGA
- a CDS encoding TetR/AcrR family transcriptional regulator yields MSGLRQRQKEQRREAIIAAALSLFEAQGFASTTVEQIAAQTGVSTPTVFNYFGSKQDILLALMERADQQAVANARQHIPVFDNAVDAMCHLESQIIRQELEALPASIWRELLPLGVLSPRPEAASQLNTRLVQEVAALLRELQARKLLKAGVDVDFVAEFLNDYSTMLFMRLVQDDVPDLQAHEQRIRKLTQTLFDGLAP; encoded by the coding sequence GTGAGTGGATTGCGGCAAAGGCAGAAGGAGCAGCGTCGTGAGGCAATCATTGCCGCGGCGTTGTCTTTGTTTGAAGCGCAGGGTTTTGCGTCAACGACAGTGGAGCAGATTGCTGCTCAGACCGGGGTCTCCACCCCAACGGTATTCAATTACTTCGGCAGTAAGCAGGATATTCTGCTCGCCCTGATGGAGCGGGCAGATCAGCAGGCGGTTGCCAATGCCAGACAGCACATACCGGTCTTTGATAACGCGGTGGATGCCATGTGCCATCTGGAGTCGCAGATCATCCGTCAGGAGCTGGAGGCACTGCCGGCATCCATCTGGCGTGAGCTGTTGCCGTTGGGTGTGCTGTCTCCGCGCCCCGAGGCGGCTTCCCAGCTCAATACCCGGCTGGTGCAGGAAGTGGCTGCTTTGCTGCGTGAGTTGCAGGCGCGCAAGCTGCTGAAGGCGGGAGTGGATGTCGACTTTGTGGCTGAGTTTCTCAATGACTACAGCACCATGCTGTTCATGCGGCTGGTGCAGGATGACGTGCCCGACCTGCAGGCCCACGAGCAGCGCATTCGCAAGCTGACCCAGACGTTATTTGACGGGCTAGCTCCCTGA
- a CDS encoding AraC family transcriptional regulator, producing the protein MFDISSESSVLNKDPMMDLMSELLLGMRMSGLHYCQLQLVQPFGLRLKTETGRAQFHFVAQGVAYLRCPSGQLLVLHAGDAVLLPRGGTHELLSDEQVACRDITEIAGEPVCWAFSTLRNHEMNTLSPISAQLFSGCMAFDLGGLHPLVALMPEVMHVGTLLSRYPELLSMLQAMSRESELKRAGAAAILARLADVVSAYIVRGWVECGCSQINGWVEALRDPRMGKVIAMVHKQPGHNWTVAEMASVMGASRSVFAERFRAVVGVSPLQYVTSLRMRLAHQWLTEDRQTPEQVAWRLGYASQAAFSRAFKRETGATPGSLKL; encoded by the coding sequence ATGTTTGACATATCGTCCGAAAGCAGTGTTCTGAACAAAGACCCCATGATGGACTTGATGAGTGAGCTGCTGCTGGGAATGCGCATGTCGGGCCTGCACTATTGCCAGCTGCAACTGGTGCAGCCGTTTGGACTGCGGTTGAAAACCGAAACAGGACGTGCCCAGTTCCATTTTGTCGCGCAGGGCGTTGCTTATCTGCGCTGCCCATCCGGGCAGCTGCTGGTTCTGCATGCCGGTGACGCGGTATTACTGCCACGAGGGGGCACTCACGAGCTGCTGTCGGATGAACAGGTAGCCTGTCGGGATATCACCGAAATTGCCGGTGAACCGGTCTGCTGGGCGTTCAGCACCCTGCGCAATCACGAAATGAATACACTGTCACCGATCAGTGCCCAGCTGTTCAGTGGCTGCATGGCCTTTGATCTGGGAGGCCTGCATCCTCTGGTCGCACTGATGCCGGAAGTGATGCATGTCGGCACCCTGCTCAGCCGCTACCCGGAGCTGCTGTCGATGCTGCAAGCCATGTCGCGGGAGTCCGAACTGAAACGTGCGGGCGCCGCCGCGATTCTGGCCCGGCTGGCGGATGTGGTGTCTGCCTATATCGTGCGCGGCTGGGTGGAATGCGGTTGTAGCCAGATCAACGGCTGGGTGGAAGCGTTACGCGACCCCAGAATGGGCAAAGTTATTGCCATGGTTCACAAGCAACCGGGCCACAACTGGACCGTAGCGGAGATGGCCAGCGTGATGGGAGCCTCACGCTCGGTGTTTGCCGAGCGCTTTCGGGCGGTAGTAGGGGTGTCGCCACTGCAATACGTGACCTCGCTGCGCATGCGGCTGGCACATCAATGGCTGACAGAAGACCGCCAGACGCCTGAGCAGGTCGCCTGGCGGTTGGGCTATGCGTCACAGGCGGCGTTTTCCCGCGCGTTCAAACGCGAAACCGGAGCGACGCCGGGCTCACTGAAACTCTAG
- a CDS encoding MFS transporter, whose translation MTVSTPTRWSAVWAMALGVFSLVTAEFLPASLLTPMGHSLAVSNGQAGQSVTVTAVVALIAGLLVVPSTRRFDRRSVLLSLSAMLIVSNVIVATAASLPVLLAGRVLLGVALGSFWSLAAATTLRFVPESAVPRALSLIFSGVPLATICAAAVGSYLGALLGWRAVFWLAAGLGVAALLWQWLTLPSMPATPAQGQVSLWQAVQRPHIGPGILAILLIFTAHFAAFTYIRPFLEGALQVATDQLPLWLLSFGVANFIGTLLIGRWLDHRLRWVLRMAPLVMGVSIGLQVMDAGSSLLFAVAMLMLWALAFGATPVSWSTWSTRVAPTMADSTGALMASTCQLAISLGAACGGWLLDHSGPLAMLSGSAIVFVLAALMIFIRLPLPSNTVQTAAE comes from the coding sequence ATGACTGTATCTACCCCGACTCGATGGAGTGCTGTCTGGGCGATGGCGTTGGGTGTATTCAGTCTGGTGACGGCGGAGTTTCTGCCTGCCAGCCTGCTGACGCCGATGGGGCACAGCCTTGCTGTAAGTAATGGTCAGGCCGGGCAGAGTGTGACGGTGACGGCAGTGGTTGCTCTGATCGCCGGATTGCTGGTAGTGCCATCTACACGTCGTTTTGATCGGCGTTCCGTGCTGCTGTCCCTGAGCGCCATGCTTATCGTGTCCAACGTCATTGTCGCAACGGCCGCCAGCCTGCCTGTGCTGCTGGCAGGGCGGGTGCTACTTGGGGTTGCGCTGGGCAGTTTCTGGTCGCTGGCCGCGGCCACCACGCTGCGATTTGTGCCAGAGAGTGCGGTGCCGCGCGCCTTGTCACTGATCTTTAGCGGCGTGCCTCTGGCGACTATCTGTGCTGCTGCCGTTGGCAGTTATCTCGGTGCGTTGCTGGGCTGGCGTGCTGTGTTCTGGCTGGCAGCGGGGCTGGGCGTGGCTGCATTGCTGTGGCAATGGCTGACCTTACCGAGCATGCCCGCAACGCCTGCGCAGGGACAGGTCAGTCTGTGGCAGGCGGTACAACGCCCTCATATCGGGCCGGGCATTCTGGCCATCCTGCTGATCTTTACTGCTCACTTTGCGGCTTTTACCTATATTCGCCCCTTTCTGGAAGGGGCGCTCCAGGTTGCTACTGACCAGTTGCCGCTGTGGCTGCTGAGCTTTGGTGTGGCGAACTTCATTGGTACCTTGTTGATTGGTCGCTGGCTGGATCACCGCCTGCGCTGGGTCCTGCGCATGGCACCACTGGTGATGGGGGTGAGTATCGGTTTGCAGGTCATGGATGCCGGCAGCAGTCTGCTGTTTGCGGTTGCCATGCTGATGCTCTGGGCGCTGGCCTTTGGTGCCACACCGGTCAGCTGGTCTACCTGGTCGACACGGGTCGCGCCGACGATGGCTGACAGCACCGGCGCTCTGATGGCCTCAACCTGTCAGCTGGCCATCAGCCTCGGGGCGGCCTGTGGCGGCTGGCTGCTTGATCACAGTGGCCCACTGGCCATGTTGTCAGGGAGTGCCATTGTGTTTGTACTGGCTGCACTGATGATCTTTATTCGTCTGCCTTTACCTTCCAATACCGTACAGACCGCCGCTGAATAG
- a CDS encoding MFS transporter, producing MLFGIFSFATAHAWSYGSLLVARFFTGLGLGAALPILIALSSEAATPQLRATAVSLTYCGVPLGGMLAAILGATEYGTDWRLIFYIGGVVPVLIALALWLWLPESQEFKTQTAQSRAEQGNGLTALFNERRTTPTLLLWLACFFTLTVLYLLLNWLPTLLVGQGFSREQASIVQILFNVGGALGSLLSGRLMDKERYVTAVVVAYLGMLLALAGLGSNGGMTVMLIAGFAAGLCALAGQALLYALAPLLYPVNIRATGVGVSVAVGRLGSISGPLAAGQILAAGAGATGVLMAAAPGLVIASGAVLYLFSRRYAVIPAVTASPS from the coding sequence GTGCTGTTCGGCATTTTCTCCTTTGCTACGGCCCATGCCTGGAGCTATGGCTCGTTGCTGGTGGCACGGTTCTTTACCGGGCTGGGCCTCGGCGCCGCCTTACCCATTCTGATTGCACTGTCGTCGGAAGCCGCCACACCGCAACTGCGTGCTACGGCAGTCAGCCTTACTTATTGCGGTGTACCGCTGGGGGGGATGCTGGCGGCAATTCTGGGTGCCACGGAGTACGGCACTGACTGGCGGCTGATCTTCTATATCGGTGGCGTGGTGCCTGTGCTGATAGCCCTTGCCCTATGGCTGTGGCTGCCGGAGTCCCAGGAGTTCAAGACACAGACAGCGCAGAGCAGAGCAGAGCAGGGTAATGGCCTGACTGCGCTGTTCAATGAGCGTCGCACCACACCTACCTTATTGCTCTGGTTGGCCTGCTTTTTCACTCTGACCGTGCTGTATCTGTTGCTTAACTGGTTGCCTACGCTGCTGGTCGGACAAGGCTTCAGCCGCGAACAGGCCAGTATCGTGCAGATCCTGTTCAACGTCGGTGGTGCGCTGGGCTCGCTGTTGAGTGGCCGTCTGATGGACAAGGAGCGCTATGTAACTGCCGTGGTGGTGGCCTATCTGGGCATGCTACTGGCACTGGCAGGTCTGGGTTCCAACGGTGGTATGACGGTCATGCTGATCGCAGGTTTTGCCGCAGGTCTGTGCGCGCTGGCCGGGCAGGCGTTGCTCTATGCGCTGGCGCCGTTGCTGTATCCGGTCAATATCCGTGCGACCGGGGTCGGGGTGTCTGTTGCGGTGGGGCGGCTTGGCTCCATCTCCGGCCCTCTTGCTGCCGGGCAGATACTGGCTGCCGGAGCCGGTGCGACAGGTGTGCTGATGGCCGCGGCGCCGGGGCTGGTTATTGCCTCGGGAGCGGTGCTCTACCTGTTCTCGCGTCGCTACGCCGTGATACCTGCAGTAACGGCCTCACCTTCTTGA
- a CDS encoding tannase/feruloyl esterase family alpha/beta hydrolase: MFWKSFMPVTRKRPITRCPLPMALMLSLSAPTWAASTKAPLDHQLQPTMSCEALRSFPYASMKLSSTELIAAGSLSVPGIAEAMPEHCLGRGELNERVSPVDGKRYAIGFEMRLPSHWNGRFFYQANGGLDGRLVPAYGGQLGGGPDSNGLLKGFAVISSDAGHAMEKGGKGIGAALFGLDPQARKDYGYNAVAQLTPMARQLITGLYGYRPARSYLLGASNGGRHAMVAAARDTGQYDGIVAGDPGFNLPQAAVAQVWGAQQFARVASLNAAGKPDLETSFTPAQLKWVAQAVLQRCDGLDGLKDGLIFDMAACQRHFDIQRDVASCQSGQTDHCLDEGRKRVLQRLFAGPHLGEQQLYSAMPWDSGIDGQDWRDWKLKYSVGPRDAIALGFVFMTPPVSPAVVNGEGTSLLDYALNFSLEQDAPRIYASNSTYTEAAMTFMPPPQAAHMDHFIQRGGKLIVFHGNSDPVFSALDTVHWYQALSRNHGKATADSVRLFLIPGMNHTRYGPATDQFDMLDAIVAWVEQGKAPQRVIASARGQGSLSPNTEIPADWSAQRSRPLCPYPQLARYDGKGDPEQAASFLCQ, translated from the coding sequence ATGTTCTGGAAGTCCTTCATGCCTGTTACCCGAAAACGTCCGATAACTCGCTGTCCGTTACCCATGGCTCTGATGCTGAGCCTGTCAGCACCGACCTGGGCCGCCAGCACAAAAGCACCGCTCGATCATCAGCTGCAACCCACCATGAGTTGTGAGGCACTGCGCAGCTTTCCCTATGCGAGTATGAAACTGTCCAGTACCGAGCTGATCGCAGCGGGTAGTCTCAGCGTGCCGGGGATCGCCGAGGCCATGCCGGAGCATTGTCTGGGGCGTGGCGAACTCAACGAGCGGGTCAGCCCGGTCGATGGCAAACGCTACGCCATCGGTTTTGAAATGCGTCTGCCCAGTCACTGGAACGGGCGCTTCTTTTATCAGGCCAATGGCGGTCTGGATGGACGTCTGGTGCCCGCTTACGGTGGGCAGCTGGGCGGTGGCCCGGACAGCAATGGTTTGCTGAAAGGCTTTGCAGTGATCAGCTCCGACGCCGGGCATGCCATGGAAAAAGGGGGTAAGGGGATCGGCGCAGCGTTGTTTGGGCTGGACCCGCAGGCCCGCAAAGACTACGGCTACAACGCCGTAGCGCAGCTGACCCCGATGGCGCGTCAGCTGATTACCGGCCTTTACGGTTATCGTCCTGCGCGCTCCTATTTGCTGGGCGCCTCCAATGGAGGGCGTCATGCCATGGTGGCCGCTGCCCGTGATACCGGCCAGTACGATGGTATTGTCGCCGGTGATCCCGGCTTCAATCTGCCTCAGGCCGCCGTTGCTCAGGTGTGGGGAGCACAGCAGTTTGCCCGGGTGGCCAGTCTGAACGCTGCTGGCAAGCCCGATCTGGAAACCAGCTTCACTCCTGCGCAGCTGAAGTGGGTGGCGCAGGCGGTACTGCAGCGTTGTGACGGGCTGGACGGTCTCAAGGATGGTCTGATCTTCGATATGGCCGCCTGTCAGCGCCATTTTGATATTCAGCGCGATGTTGCCAGCTGTCAGTCAGGTCAGACTGACCACTGTCTGGATGAGGGACGAAAGCGTGTACTGCAGCGCTTGTTTGCCGGTCCGCATCTGGGTGAGCAGCAGCTTTACAGCGCTATGCCGTGGGACAGCGGCATTGATGGTCAGGACTGGCGTGACTGGAAGCTGAAGTACAGCGTCGGCCCGCGTGATGCCATCGCGCTGGGCTTTGTATTTATGACACCGCCGGTGTCACCTGCCGTGGTCAACGGCGAAGGGACCAGTCTGCTGGACTACGCCCTTAATTTCAGTCTGGAACAGGATGCGCCGCGTATTTACGCCAGTAATTCGACTTACACCGAAGCTGCGATGACCTTTATGCCCCCACCGCAGGCAGCGCATATGGATCACTTCATTCAGCGCGGCGGCAAGCTGATCGTGTTCCATGGCAACAGTGACCCGGTGTTCTCTGCGCTGGATACCGTGCACTGGTATCAGGCACTGAGCCGCAATCACGGTAAGGCGACCGCCGACAGCGTGCGTCTGTTCCTGATCCCCGGTATGAACCACACCCGTTATGGCCCGGCGACGGATCAGTTCGACATGCTTGATGCCATTGTCGCCTGGGTAGAGCAGGGCAAGGCGCCGCAGCGTGTGATCGCCAGCGCGCGTGGTCAGGGTTCACTGTCACCTAATACGGAAATCCCTGCTGACTGGTCAGCACAACGCAGTCGTCCACTGTGCCCCTACCCTCAGCTGGCCAGATATGACGGTAAAGGTGATCCCGAACAGGCTGCCAGTTTCCTGTGTCAGTAG